From a single Brassica napus cultivar Da-Ae chromosome C9, Da-Ae, whole genome shotgun sequence genomic region:
- the LOC111209511 gene encoding uncharacterized protein LOC111209511, with the protein MKQDEVEGDDYDADKINSEKENREKLAKSQVVELVKTGDLFLNKTVLKARFELCAMKHNFHYTVTNSNKSVWCIRCADKVCFWGARAECLKGSTYFIIKKYIGVHSCAPSNKTSAGKTASAKTIGSLLMHKYEGIKEGPKAKDIVQIMRNDYGCEISDSLAWDSREYAVNAVRGIPEESYGKIPKYLHMLREANPGTHSSYKTDVDGRFRYLFIAFGQSIRGFNTVMRRVIVVDGTFLKSKFKGVLLVATAIDGNSNLYPIAFGIVDSENEQSWEWFMRQFKVVVADDNGLAFISDRQVSIGKALEKASKAYRVVDFKKTFAHVCNISPAIGNYLMEADVKKWARCQFHGYRYDIRTNNPAESINSALRSPREFPVIPLLDSIREMLTRWFFKRKQSISKHTHRLTINVEEKIDRRIGKGETFRVYPVTDSQLLVKGDTIDCFVDLDKRTCSCGKYDLLKIPCRHAIKAGFFVGREPYTLTDFLYTTGAWREAYQESINPISVPEDGWSVPQVVENSEVLPPETRRSLGRNRKRRYETVEDKIRSSQGSQGDQLRKCSRCGLGGHNRATCKIPI; encoded by the exons atGAAGCAAGACGAGGTTGAAGGAGATGATTATGATGCTGACAAAATCAattctgaaaaagaaaacagagaaaaattgGCAAAGAGTCAGGTGGTGGAATTGGTTAAGACGGGAGATCTTTTCCTCAACAAAACAGTTTTGAAAGCGAGGTTTGAGTTATGTGCAATGAAGCATAACTTTCACTACACAGTTACCAACTCCAATAAATCAGTTTGGTGTATTAGATGCGCTGATAAGGTGTGCTTTTGGGGTGCTCGAGCTGAGTGTTTGAAGGGCtccacatattttattattaagaagTATATCGGTGTACATTCCTGCGCACCTTCAAACAAAACCAGTGCCGGAAAGACAGCTTCAGCGAAAACGATAGGCAGTCTGCTAATGCATAAATATGAAGGTATCAAGGAAGGGCCTAAAGCGAAAGATATTGTTCAGATTATGCGTAATGATTATGGATGTGAGATCTCTGATTCTTTAGCATGGGATTCCCGTGAATATGCAGTCAACGCTGTTAGAGGTATTCCAGAGGAAAGTTATGGGAAAATACCAAAATACTTGCACATGCTGCGAGAGGCCAATCCGGGTACACATTCCTCTTACAAGACTGACGTCGATGGTAGATTTCGATATCTGTTTATAGCGTTTGGTCAATCGATCAGAGGCTTTAACACAGTCATGAGGCGTGTCATTGTTGTCGATGGAACATTCTTGAAGAGTAAATTCAAAGGGGTGCTACTGGTTGCAACTGCTATAGAtggaaattcaaatttatatcctATTGCATTTGGGATAGTAGACTCTGAGAATGAACagtcttgggaatggtttatgaGACAATTCAAAGTTGTTGTTGCTGATGATAATGGTTTGGCTTTTATTTCGGATAGACAAGTGTCAATAGGGAAGGCACTGGAGAAA GCTTCAAAGGCTTATAGAGTGGTTGATTTCAAGAAGACGTTTGCTCATGTTTGCAATATCAGTCCAGCAATTGGAAATTATCTAATGGAAGCAGATGTCAAAAAGTGGGCTAGATGTCAATTTCATGGATACAGGTATGACATTAGGACAAACAATCCTGCAGAGTCGATAAATTCTGCGTTGCGTTCGCCGAGAGAGTTTCCCGTAATTCCTTTGTTGGACAGTATTAGAGAAATGCTGACACGCTGGTTTTTTAAGCGTAAGCAATCGATTTCAAAGCACACCCACCGTTTGACCATAAATGTGGAGGAAAAGATTGATAGGAGAATTGGAAAGGGGGAAACTTTCAGAGTTTACCCTGTAACCGATAGCCAGCTGCTTGTTAAAGGCGATACAATTGACTGCTTTGTTGATTTGGACAAACGGACTTGTTCTTGTGGGAAGTACGACCTCTTGAAAATCCCTTGTAGACACGCAATAAAAGCTGGTTTCTTTGTTGGTAGAGAACCATATACATTGACTGATTTTTTGTATACCACGGGAGCTTGGAGAGAAGCTTATCAAGAAAGCATAAATCCCATTTCAGTTCCTGAAGATGGTTGGTCTGTTCCACAAGTAGTGGAAAATTCTGAAGTGCTACCGCCTGAGACAAGAAGATCTCTTGGAAGAAATAGAAAACGCAGATATGAAACTGTTGAAGACAAAATCCGATCATCACAAGGATCACAGGGGGATCAGCTTCGTAAGTGCAGTAGATGTGGTCTTGGTGGTCATAATAGAGCAACTTGCAAGATTCCAATATAG